The genomic window TTCTATCATTTGAATCTTACTCGCTTTATTTTTTTGTTCTCATCCTCCTCATACTGAAAGGTCTGGTATAAATTTCAGACATAATGTGATGAATATGAAGGTAACAAAAAATAAGGACATAAATATCATTTTAAATAACATAAAAAGCTACAAAAGTTAAGATTATACCTTAATTGTGTCGTATGCATGTTTCTTCATAGCAATGTCCATTGTCTTCCAACTTTTTTTAttaatagaaaaatattaaaagtcaGCACCCAAACTCCCTAAAAATCCACTTAACAAACTAGTTACTTAACCGATCGATTATAACTCTATATTAAACTTCATTATGATCTATCTACCAGGAAAAAGTACTATAGTCTCTTTGACACTTATTTTTATCGTTTTTGTGATGCCATCCtctaacaaataaataataagttTTGTATTGTTGCCcaaaaattagtttaaatttaaaaaaaaatagtatataacataatattagagTTTCTAtaacttaaaaatttagaatttgatTTATGCTGattttaaaaaacaaatttaacataaaattaacaataaaaaaatcctataaaaaattcacataaactaaaaaaaaaatctcttatTTAAGGAGAGTGTTATAATACTATAATAACATTAACAATATGATACAAAACtcatttcaaaaaatatatagcATCATTAGTATGATGTTTTGTGGAGAAACTCCTATCAACAAAGATGGAGTCACCTGAAGCTTCAATAATATATCCCTCACTAGCAGGATTCTAGCTCTCACGCTGTGTTTATTTAGATGGAAATTAGGGGGAATTGAACATGAacggaaagaaaaagaaaagaaatctaAAGTTTCACATGTTTGGAAATGAAAGAAAATGTAAAGGAAAAATACAACAGTAGCAAAAAGTGAAAGGGACCCACTAAAAATTTTTCTCTCCAACTAAGGtgagaaaatggaaagaaaactcGTTCCACTGCATCATTTCCAAACCCTACCCTCCTCTTTTTCTGAAGACTCTTCTTCAACCTGAGATTCAGCTGTGCATGCTACCCACTTCTAACACTATCAACCAGTGCAAGTGTTACTAACAGTCCATTCCTCCACCACTTCTCAATCATTCTGGTCACGACATCTTGCATCTATGGGTCAAATCTGGTAAGTTTTCTATGTTGCTCTTATTTCACCTTTCATTCTTTATTACATTCATAGATCTGTGGGTCTCAGGTTCAATTTTGCAGTATAGGAACAAAGATTACATTTTAGTTTGAATTATGAGTTTGTTAATTTTTATGCCTGTAaactgtttgataaaatgctccaGTGAAAACATGCAAAGGTACTTATTTATAAGTTAATCAGAGTTGAAAAAATTAATGTGTGTATATACTATAGATAAGTTTTTTATGTTGCTCTTATTTCCCATTTGACGTTATATATTGATGGATCTGTGTTTGTGATTTAATTTTGCAATATATGGACAGAgattatattttggtttgatttattACTTTGTTAATTTTTATGTATATAAACTGCTTGATCAAATGCTCCAATGAAAAAATGCTGATTCATACTTTGTTAACTTTTATGTCTATGAACTGTCTGATAAAATGCTCCAATCGAAATATAACTGCTAAAGTAAACTTGGTTTAGGTAAACTAATTGATTTCGTAGGACACAcagaaattattattatttcgGAGCTCAGTTATTAAAAACGATAGAAATTAACAACTTACCTTTCACCGCAAAGTAAACTTGTTCCACCGCACTTGTTCGCAAATTTGCTCTATAATCTACACTTTTATAATTATTCAGCTATTTTCTTTACTTGTACACAAAATTCATAACTAATTCTCACATGGATAGGTGTTGAAgttgattaaaataattttttaatctaaaaaggACAACTAAAAAAACGTTAAgcaattttaaaagatttgattaAGTTAATTTATGATATAACATATAACAAATTAATTATTATCTTCATGTGAATagtatttatatttaaaaaaaaaaatatcctttttcGGGATGACTATCAAAGAGTCCATTACTTTATCTGTTTCAAGTTCAACAAATAACTTTGGAAAGTTGCAAGACACTTTGCATATGCCGTCTCTGTCCAAATTCAAGTTTAGCTTagatttttctgcttgttttcCACTAAGATAAGATCTTCAATATGGTCTCTTGTTTAATACTTTTCTTCTAAAATACTGTTTTCTATATAtccataagttttttttttatgtaaatttaTACCCAAAACCACATTAACACCTATTACTTGCTTTCATTttctgtgttttttatttttttattttttctttcatatgtagtttatgtttaaattttttgaaaggtATAAAAAATTGTTATCTTTTAATTGGTTGAGATTCTTTTACACTTAATTATATTCTTCAATTAGGAGGTCATATATATGAATACTAGTTATTTAACTGCATTGCTTATGTTTTACATATGAtgctatattttttttgtttttgtggtGCTGTAAATCTACAATATGTACATTTGAAACTACAAAGTGCTTGTTAAATGGATAAGGCTGATCATGAAGAAAGTTTTTTGGTCCCCAATATGAAAGACATCTTTAATTGTGATTTCCCACTAAACCTTTCCTTTAAGTTCGGGGTCGATAATCAGGAAAATATGTTAACCCTTGAAAACCAAGAACATATATTAACAATTTTGAGGAAGGATTGGAAAAGACGACAGAAATTATGCACAATAATACTGATATATTACATTGTGCACATGTTATATTTATTGAGATTTATGTCTACGCGGGTTGACAAATCCATCTCCCATACATTGGTTGGGCGAGAACAAATTCGAGCTACTTTAATGCAATAGTTAAGAGAAACTCATAGGTGTCGTGACATCCTACGCATGGGCCCTGATGCATTTCTTCAATTGTGTGAGAAATTAAGAGCAACACGTCAAGTGAGGGATACAAAACATGTTATAGTAGAGGAGCAAGTTGCTAGGTTCTTGTATATAATAGCTCATAATGTGAAAACTAGAACCGTTTCTTTTTTCTACCACCGGTCTGGAGAAACTGTTAGCCGCCACTTCCATGCTGTGTTACGGGCAATTATTTTACTAGAAGATGAATTTCTTCGACAACCATCTGCATCCATTATTTCTCCGGCGATCCTTCACAATCATAGATTTTATCCTTATTTCAAGGTATAGACATGTACAATTACATGAATAAATAATTTTGATTGATATATACAATTTCATGTTACTTTATTAAATAATGGACTATTATTTAGGACTGTATTGGAGTTATAGATGGAACATACTTTCGTGTCAAAGTACCCATAGCGGATCAACCTAAATTTCGAGGGAGAAAAGACTGGCCGACACAGAATGTATTAGCTGCATGTGATTTTGATATGAAGTTCACTTATGTATTAACGGGTTGGAAAGGAATAGTATCTGACTCAAAAGTTCTTAAGAATGCATTATCGAGGGATGATAATCTTAAACTTCCACGAGGTTAGCATGTACATAAAACTATATTGTCTCATTAGTAGGTAAAGATTAGTAGTTTGTGTGTTTATActaatttaatcatttttaatgATGGATTTTGTAGGAAATTTTTACCTTGGAGATGCTGTATTTATGCTGAAGTATGGATTAATTACCCCATATCGAAGTGTAAGGTATCACTTAAAAGAGTATGCAAGACGTGGCCCAAAAAATGGAAAGGAATTATTTAATCTTCGTCATGCTTCATTGAGAAATGTTTTCGAAAGGTCATTTGGAGTTTTAAAGAAAAGATTTGCAATAATCACAAGTGGCACTGAACCACATTATGACTTTGAGACTATGACTGAAATTGTTCTAGCTTGTTGCATATTACATAACTTTTTAATGGGTGTAGATCCTGATCCACATCTCATAGCTCAAGTTGACCGAGAACTACAAGAAAATAATCCAGAAGAGGATGAAGTAGTTCGACATGAACAAGATGAAGACTATAGGCGGGGGGCCATGTTAAGGGATGAAATAGCTGCTCAAATGTGGGCTGACTATCAACTAGGGCTTTAATCACTCATTTACAAAATTTTGCAAATAATGTTATTAGTTGTATTATCTGTGCGCTGAGTTGATTTTATAACTATGATTTGTTATTATTGAATTCATGTTACCTCTTGAAGTGTTATCATATTCTGTTTGAGAAATTTGGTGTGCAATTATTGAATCACTCTGTCACATGTTGTACTTATGGAGTGTATTGAATCTTTATTTGTTGAATAATTGATAAGATAGTTTACAAAAATAGTTTGATTTAAGATTATAGATGTTATTTCTATCCACTTGTTTTGTAGATTGAGAAGTGTTAATGGCAAAGAGAGCATCATGCCAAGGTGAGGCCACTAGTCGGGATACCCTAAGATGGACCGACGAAATGGATACAACCTTCATTAATACTTTGATTGAAGAATGTCGCAAAAGTAATAGAGTGGATGGCACATTTACTACAATGGCATAGGACAACATACTTTCACTTTTGAGATCTATCTATGGTAACCACATCCGCAAAGAGAATCTTAAGAATAGACTCAAAGACTTTAAAGGATCATTTTGGAGTTTGTTATAATAATTTTCATGGGCTTAGTGGATTTTCCTGGAATCCAATTACAAAGATGTTTGAGGCTGAAGCTGAAGTTTGGAAAGAATTGATTAAGGTATACTTTATGCATTTACTCTCTTTTTTGGTATTAAATGTCAGTAGTAATTATTGAAGTAGTATCTCaataatatatatttacataTAAACACAATCATAGTAAATATTCTTCTATTTAATTTAGGCAAAATCAGAAGTAAAAAAATGGATGTGTACTCCAATCAAACACTATGATAAACTATTTGAGATATATGGTACAGACAGGGCAACAGAAAAACATGTTGAAAGTGCCAAAGAAAAAGTGAAGAGGTGGGAAAAGAATAAAGAAACAATTAACTTGAATGATGATGATAGTTTCTTAAATATGGAAGAGGAGTGGAACGAGGATCCAATTACTCCTCATGCTACTAGTTTTTCAATGGGTCA from Arachis ipaensis cultivar K30076 chromosome B09, Araip1.1, whole genome shotgun sequence includes these protein-coding regions:
- the LOC107616202 gene encoding putative nuclease HARBI1, translated to MGPDAFLQLCEKLRATRQVRDTKHVIVEEQVARFLYIIAHNVKTRTVSFFYHRSGETVSRHFHAVLRAIILLEDEFLRQPSASIISPAILHNHRFYPYFKDCIGVIDGTYFRVKVPIADQPKFRGRKDWPTQNVLAACDFDMKFTYVLTGWKGIVSDSKVLKNALSRDDNLKLPRGNFYLGDAVFMLKYGLITPYRSVRYHLKEYARRGPKNGKELFNLRHASLRNVFERSFGVLKKRFAIITSGTEPHYDFETMTEIVLACCILHNFLMGVDPDPHLIAQVDRELQENNPEEDEVVRHEQDEDYRRGAMLRDEIAAQMWADYQLGL